The following are encoded in a window of Flavobacterium sp. WC2421 genomic DNA:
- the rpoB gene encoding DNA-directed RNA polymerase subunit beta: protein MITNQTERLNFASTKNIPNYPDFLDVQVKSFQDFFQLETKSDERGNEGLYNTFMENFPITDTRNNFVLEFLDYFVDPPRYTIQECIERGLTHSVPLKARLKLYCTDPEHEDFETIVQDVYLGTIPYMTPSGTFVINGAERVVVSQLHRSPGVFFGQSFHANGTKLYSARVIPFKGSWIEFSTDINSVMYAYIDRKKKLPVTTLFRAIGFERDKDILEIFDLAEEIKVSKTGLKKYIGRKLAARVLNTWHEDFVDEDTGEVVSIERNEIILDRDTIIDKDNVEEIIDSNVKSILLHKEDANQADYAIIHNTLQKDPTNSEKEAVEHIYRQLRNAEPPDEETARGIIDKLFFSDQRYNLGEVGRYRMNKKLGLDIPMEKQVLTKEDIITIVKYLIELINAKADIDDIDHLSNRRVRTVGEQLSQQFGVGLARMARTIRERMNVRDNEVFTPIDLINAKTLSSVINSFFGTNQLSQFMDQTNPLAEITHKRRLSALGPGGLSRERAGFEVRDVHYTHYGRLCPIETPEGPNIGLISSLGVYAKVNGMGFIETPYRKVTNGVVDLESTPIYLSAEEEEGMLIAQANIEMDNSGKIIAENVIARQEGDFPVIDPAQVDYTDVAPNQIASISASLIPFLEHDDANRALMGSNMMRQAVPLIRPEAPIVGTGLERQVASDSRVLINAEGPGVIEYVDANIITIKYDRSEEERMVSFDTDEKTYNLIKFRKTNQGTSINLKPIVRKGDRVVLGQVLSEGYATQNGELALGRNLKVAFMPWKGYNFEDAIVISEKVVRDDIFTSIHVDDYSLEVRDTKLGNEELTNDIPNVSEEATKDLDENGMIRIGAEVKPGDILIGKITPKGESDPTPEEKLLRAIFGDKAGDVKDASLKASPSLHGVVLDKKLFARAVKDKRKRTQDKDALGALEMEFETKFVELKDKLVEKLFLIVNGKTSQGVMNDLGEEVLPKGKKYTQKMLYAVEDFAHLSKGQWVADDSTNKMVNELIHNYKIKLNDLQGALRREKFTITVGDELPAGILKLAKVYIAKKRKLKVGDKMAGRHGNKGIVARIVRHEDMPFLEDGTPVDIVLNPLGVPSRMNIGQIYETVLGWAGQNLGRKFATPIFDGASLDQINELTDEAGVPRFGHTHLYDGGTGERFHQAATVGVIYMLKLGHMVDDKMHARSIGPYSLITQQPLGGKAQFGGQRFGEMEVWALEAYGASSTLREILTVKSDDVIGRAKTYEAIVKGESMPEPGLPESFNVLMHELKGLGLDIRLEE, encoded by the coding sequence ATGATAACAAATCAGACTGAAAGATTGAATTTTGCCTCTACAAAAAATATCCCGAACTATCCAGATTTTCTAGATGTTCAGGTAAAATCTTTTCAAGATTTTTTTCAATTAGAAACTAAATCTGATGAAAGAGGCAATGAAGGACTTTATAATACCTTCATGGAAAATTTTCCAATTACAGATACAAGAAACAACTTTGTATTGGAATTCCTTGACTACTTTGTGGATCCACCACGTTATACAATTCAAGAATGTATAGAAAGAGGTTTGACACATAGTGTACCTTTAAAAGCAAGGTTAAAACTGTATTGTACAGATCCAGAGCACGAAGACTTTGAAACAATTGTTCAAGATGTATATCTAGGAACAATTCCTTATATGACGCCAAGTGGTACCTTTGTAATCAATGGTGCTGAACGTGTTGTTGTTTCTCAGTTGCATAGATCTCCAGGGGTTTTCTTTGGACAGTCTTTTCATGCGAATGGAACAAAATTATATTCTGCCAGAGTAATTCCTTTTAAAGGATCTTGGATAGAATTTTCTACAGATATCAATAGCGTAATGTACGCTTATATCGACAGAAAGAAAAAATTACCTGTAACTACTTTATTCCGTGCAATAGGTTTTGAAAGAGACAAGGATATCCTTGAAATTTTTGACCTTGCTGAGGAAATTAAAGTTTCTAAAACAGGACTTAAAAAATATATCGGTAGAAAATTAGCTGCTCGTGTATTAAATACATGGCATGAAGATTTCGTAGATGAAGATACTGGTGAAGTAGTTTCTATCGAACGTAACGAAATAATCCTTGATAGAGATACTATTATCGACAAAGATAATGTGGAAGAAATCATCGATTCTAACGTTAAATCTATTTTGTTGCATAAAGAAGATGCTAATCAAGCTGATTATGCTATCATCCATAACACGTTACAAAAAGATCCAACAAACTCTGAAAAAGAAGCTGTTGAGCATATCTACAGACAATTGCGTAACGCAGAACCGCCTGATGAAGAAACTGCTCGAGGTATTATAGATAAATTATTCTTCTCTGACCAACGTTACAACTTAGGTGAAGTAGGTCGTTATAGAATGAATAAAAAACTTGGTTTAGATATTCCAATGGAAAAGCAAGTGCTTACCAAAGAAGATATCATAACTATCGTTAAGTATTTGATTGAATTAATAAATGCAAAAGCAGATATTGATGATATTGACCACTTATCAAACCGTCGTGTTAGAACAGTTGGAGAACAATTGTCGCAACAATTCGGTGTTGGTTTAGCGCGTATGGCTAGAACTATTAGAGAGCGTATGAACGTTAGAGATAACGAGGTGTTTACACCAATAGATTTGATTAATGCTAAAACATTATCATCTGTTATCAACTCTTTCTTTGGAACAAACCAGTTGTCTCAATTTATGGATCAAACGAATCCACTAGCTGAGATAACGCACAAAAGAAGATTATCTGCACTAGGACCAGGTGGACTTTCGAGAGAAAGAGCTGGATTTGAGGTTCGTGACGTTCACTATACACATTACGGACGTTTATGTCCTATTGAAACACCAGAGGGACCAAACATTGGTTTGATTTCATCTCTTGGAGTTTATGCTAAAGTAAACGGAATGGGATTCATTGAAACACCTTACCGTAAAGTAACTAATGGAGTTGTAGATTTAGAGTCTACTCCTATTTACTTAAGTGCTGAAGAAGAAGAAGGAATGTTAATCGCGCAAGCGAATATTGAAATGGACAATTCTGGAAAAATCATTGCCGAAAACGTAATTGCGCGTCAAGAAGGTGATTTCCCTGTTATTGATCCTGCTCAAGTAGATTATACAGACGTTGCTCCTAACCAAATTGCTTCTATCTCTGCTTCTTTGATTCCTTTCTTGGAACATGATGATGCGAATAGAGCCTTGATGGGATCTAACATGATGCGTCAGGCCGTACCATTAATTCGTCCTGAAGCTCCAATTGTTGGAACTGGTTTAGAGCGTCAAGTAGCTTCTGACTCTAGAGTATTGATAAATGCTGAAGGTCCTGGAGTTATTGAATATGTAGATGCTAATATTATTACTATTAAATACGATCGTTCTGAGGAAGAAAGAATGGTGAGTTTTGATACTGATGAGAAAACATACAATCTAATTAAATTTAGAAAAACCAATCAAGGTACAAGTATTAACCTTAAACCTATCGTAAGAAAAGGGGATAGAGTAGTTCTTGGACAAGTATTATCAGAAGGTTATGCAACTCAAAATGGGGAGCTAGCTTTAGGTCGTAACTTGAAAGTGGCGTTTATGCCATGGAAAGGATACAACTTTGAGGATGCGATTGTAATTTCTGAAAAAGTAGTTCGTGACGATATTTTTACCTCTATTCACGTTGATGATTATTCATTAGAAGTTAGAGATACTAAATTAGGTAACGAAGAATTGACAAATGATATACCAAACGTTTCTGAAGAGGCTACTAAAGACTTAGATGAAAATGGTATGATTAGAATTGGTGCCGAGGTTAAACCTGGTGATATTCTTATCGGTAAAATTACTCCAAAAGGGGAATCAGATCCTACTCCAGAAGAGAAATTGCTTCGTGCAATCTTCGGGGATAAAGCAGGTGATGTAAAAGATGCTTCATTAAAAGCTTCTCCTTCTTTACATGGTGTTGTTTTAGACAAAAAATTATTTGCAAGAGCAGTAAAAGATAAACGCAAACGTACTCAAGATAAAGATGCTTTAGGCGCTTTAGAAATGGAATTCGAAACTAAATTTGTTGAATTAAAAGACAAATTAGTTGAAAAACTTTTCTTAATCGTTAACGGTAAAACATCTCAAGGTGTAATGAATGATTTGGGTGAAGAAGTTTTACCAAAAGGTAAAAAATATACTCAAAAAATGCTTTATGCTGTTGAAGATTTTGCTCACTTAAGCAAAGGTCAATGGGTTGCGGATGACTCAACTAATAAAATGGTGAATGAATTAATTCATAACTATAAAATTAAGTTGAATGATTTACAAGGTGCATTAAGAAGAGAGAAATTCACTATTACTGTTGGAGATGAATTGCCAGCAGGAATCTTGAAATTAGCTAAAGTATATATTGCCAAAAAACGTAAGTTGAAAGTAGGGGATAAAATGGCTGGACGTCACGGTAACAAAGGTATTGTTGCTCGTATTGTTCGTCATGAAGATATGCCTTTCCTTGAAGACGGAACGCCAGTTGATATTGTGTTGAATCCACTTGGGGTACCTTCACGTATGAACATCGGTCAAATTTATGAAACGGTATTAGGTTGGGCTGGACAAAACTTAGGTAGAAAATTTGCTACTCCAATTTTTGATGGTGCTTCTCTTGACCAAATTAATGAATTGACTGACGAAGCTGGAGTGCCACGTTTTGGACATACACACCTTTATGATGGTGGTACTGGAGAGCGTTTCCATCAAGCAGCAACTGTAGGTGTGATCTATATGTTAAAATTAGGACACATGGTTGATGATAAGATGCACGCACGTTCTATCGGACCATACTCGTTGATTACACAACAACCACTTGGAGGTAAAGCTCAATTTGGAGGTCAACGTTTTGGAGAGATGGAGGTTTGGGCACTTGAGGCTTATGGAGCGTCAAGTACACTTAGAGAAATCTTGACAGTGAAGTCTGATGATGTAATTGGTAGAGCTAAAACTTACGAAGCTATCGTAAAAGGAGAGTCTATGCCAGAACCAGGATTACCTGAATCATTCAATGTATTGATGCATGAATTGAAAGGTCTTGGATTAGACATTAGATTAGAAGAATAA
- the rplL gene encoding 50S ribosomal protein L7/L12, whose protein sequence is MADLKQFAEQLVNLTVKEVNELATILKDEYGIEPAAAAVVVSAGGGEAAEEAQTEFTVVLKEAGASKLAVVKMVKELTGLGLKEAKDVVDSAPSNVKEGVSKEEAEGLKKSLEEAGAVVELK, encoded by the coding sequence ATGGCAGATTTGAAACAATTCGCAGAACAATTAGTTAATTTAACTGTAAAAGAAGTTAACGAATTAGCAACAATATTAAAAGATGAGTACGGAATCGAACCAGCTGCTGCAGCTGTAGTAGTTTCTGCAGGTGGTGGAGAAGCTGCTGAAGAAGCTCAAACTGAATTCACAGTTGTATTGAAAGAAGCTGGTGCTTCTAAATTAGCTGTTGTGAAAATGGTAAAAGAACTTACAGGTTTAGGTTTGAAAGAAGCTAAAGATGTAGTTGATTCTGCTCCATCAAACGTTAAAGAAGGTGTTTCTAAAGAAGAGGCTGAAGGTCTTAAAAAATCGTTAGAAGAAGCTGGAGCTGTAGTTGAATTGAAATAA
- the rplJ gene encoding 50S ribosomal protein L10: protein MTREEKSIAIEDLTAQLAGTNIVYIADISGLNADTTSKLRRACFKAGIKLEVVKNTLLVKAMEVSENEYGDLPTVLTGNSAIFISDVANAPGKIIKDFRKKSAKPVLKGAYINAEVYIGDDQLDALATIKSKEELLGELIGLLQSPAQRIISALQNKFAGEEQTEEA, encoded by the coding sequence ATGACTAGAGAAGAAAAATCAATCGCGATTGAAGATTTAACTGCACAGTTAGCTGGTACAAATATTGTTTATATAGCAGATATTTCTGGACTAAATGCAGATACAACTTCAAAGTTGAGAAGAGCTTGCTTTAAAGCAGGTATAAAATTAGAGGTGGTAAAAAACACTTTGCTTGTAAAAGCAATGGAGGTTTCTGAAAATGAATATGGTGACTTGCCTACAGTTTTAACTGGGAATAGTGCTATTTTTATCTCAGATGTTGCAAATGCACCTGGTAAGATAATTAAAGACTTCCGTAAAAAATCGGCTAAGCCAGTTTTAAAAGGAGCTTATATTAATGCTGAAGTTTATATTGGAGATGATCAATTAGATGCGTTAGCAACTATCAAATCTAAAGAAGAGCTTCTTGGTGAACTTATTGGATTACTTCAATCACCAGCACAAAGAATTATCTCTGCACTTCAAAACAAATTTGCTGGAGAAGAGCAAACAGAAGAAGCATAA
- the rplA gene encoding 50S ribosomal protein L1, whose translation MAKLTKKQKEAASKIEKNKLYTLKDAAALIKVVSSAKFDESVDIAVRLGVDPRKANQMVRGVVTLPHGTGKDVKVLALVTPDKEAEAKEAGADYVGLDEYLQKIKDGWTDVDVIITMPSVMGKLGPLGRILGPRGLMPNPKTGTVTMDVAKAVQEVKAGKIDFKVDKTGIVHAGIGKVSFGAEQIFDNAHEIIQTLIKLKPTAAKGVYIKSIYLTSTMSPAIALDPKAV comes from the coding sequence ATGGCAAAATTGACAAAAAAGCAAAAAGAGGCTGCTTCAAAAATTGAAAAGAACAAACTATATACTTTAAAAGATGCTGCGGCATTAATTAAAGTTGTTTCTTCTGCAAAATTTGATGAGTCTGTTGATATCGCAGTTCGATTGGGTGTAGATCCAAGAAAAGCGAATCAAATGGTTAGAGGTGTGGTAACATTACCTCATGGAACTGGTAAAGATGTTAAAGTATTGGCATTAGTTACTCCAGACAAAGAAGCGGAAGCTAAAGAAGCTGGAGCAGACTATGTAGGTCTTGACGAGTATTTACAAAAAATTAAAGATGGTTGGACAGATGTTGATGTTATCATCACTATGCCAAGTGTTATGGGTAAATTAGGTCCATTAGGTCGTATTTTAGGACCACGTGGTTTAATGCCAAACCCTAAAACAGGTACTGTAACTATGGATGTTGCAAAAGCTGTTCAAGAGGTGAAAGCTGGTAAAATCGATTTCAAAGTTGATAAAACTGGTATAGTGCATGCAGGAATTGGTAAAGTTTCTTTTGGGGCTGAACAAATTTTTGACAATGCTCACGAAATTATTCAAACATTAATCAAACTTAAACCAACTGCGGCTAAAGGAGTTTACATCAAAAGTATCTACCTTACAAGCACTATGAGTCCAGCTATTGCGCTTGACCCTAAAGCAGTATAA
- the rplK gene encoding 50S ribosomal protein L11, which yields MAKEISKVVKLQVKGGAANPSPPVGPALGAAGVNIMEFCKQFNARTQDKPGKICPVQITVYKDKSFDFVVKTPPAAVQLLEAAKLKSGSGEPNRKKVASVTWEQIRAIAEDKMPDLNAFTMEAAMSMVAGTARSMGITVSGDSPF from the coding sequence ATGGCTAAAGAAATTAGTAAGGTAGTTAAACTACAAGTTAAGGGAGGTGCTGCGAATCCGTCGCCACCGGTTGGACCTGCTTTAGGAGCTGCTGGGGTAAACATCATGGAGTTTTGTAAGCAATTTAATGCTAGAACTCAAGATAAACCCGGCAAAATATGCCCAGTACAAATTACTGTGTATAAAGACAAATCATTTGATTTTGTTGTTAAAACTCCTCCAGCAGCGGTTCAGTTATTGGAAGCTGCAAAGCTAAAATCTGGTTCAGGTGAACCTAATCGTAAAAAAGTAGCTAGTGTTACTTGGGAACAAATTAGAGCTATTGCTGAAGACAAAATGCCAGACTTAAACGCGTTCACTATGGAAGCTGCGATGAGTATGGTTGCTGGAACAGCTAGATCTATGGGTATAACTGTATCAGGAGATTCTCCTTTTTAA
- the nusG gene encoding transcription termination/antitermination protein NusG — MADNNVKKWYVVRAVSGQENKVKAYIETEISRLEMGDYVSQVLVPTEKVVTVKEGKKIIKDKVYFPGYVMIEANLVGEIPHIIKSITSVIGFLGETKGGEPVPLRLSEVNRMLGKVDELAVNTDTRAIPFNLGETIKVIDGPFNGFNGTVEKINEEKRKLEVMVKIFGRKTPLELSFMQVEKV; from the coding sequence ATGGCAGATAATAATGTAAAAAAGTGGTATGTTGTTCGTGCAGTAAGTGGACAGGAGAATAAAGTGAAAGCTTACATAGAAACTGAAATCTCTAGATTAGAGATGGGTGATTATGTTTCTCAAGTTCTAGTTCCTACTGAAAAAGTAGTTACTGTAAAAGAAGGAAAAAAAATAATCAAGGATAAAGTTTATTTTCCTGGTTATGTTATGATTGAAGCAAATCTTGTTGGAGAGATACCTCATATTATTAAGTCTATAACTAGTGTTATTGGTTTTTTGGGTGAGACTAAAGGTGGTGAGCCTGTTCCTCTAAGACTTTCTGAAGTTAATAGAATGCTAGGTAAAGTAGATGAGTTGGCAGTTAATACTGATACTCGTGCTATTCCTTTCAATTTGGGAGAAACTATTAAGGTTATTGATGGCCCTTTTAATGGTTTTAACGGAACGGTTGAAAAAATCAATGAAGAAAAGCGTAAACTAGAAGTAATGGTGAAAATTTTCGGAAGAAAAACACCTTTAGAATTGAGTTTTATGCAAGTTGAAAAAGTATAA
- the secE gene encoding preprotein translocase subunit SecE, with protein MAKVVNYISEAFEELKSNMTWPTWAEVQRLTIVVAIFSVLFALATWGVDEFFAKALAGFFNWIKA; from the coding sequence ATGGCAAAAGTAGTTAATTACATATCAGAAGCATTTGAGGAATTAAAGTCAAATATGACTTGGCCAACATGGGCTGAGGTGCAACGTCTAACGATTGTTGTTGCTATTTTTTCTGTTCTATTCGCTTTGGCAACATGGGGAGTAGATGAGTTTTTTGCAAAAGCATTAGCTGGATTTTTTAACTGGATAAAAGCGTAG
- the tuf gene encoding elongation factor Tu has product MAKETFNRNKPHLNIGTIGHVDHGKTTLTAAITKVLSDAGYCQAKSFDQIDNAPEEKERGITINTSHVEYETANRHYAHVDCPGHADYVKNMVTGAAQMDGAILVVAATDGPMPQTREHILLGRQVGIPRMVVFMNKVDMVDDEELLELVEMEIRDLLSFYEYDGDNGPVVQGSALGGLNNDPAWVPKILELMEAVDSWIEEPVRDVAKPFLMPVEDVFSITGRGTVATGRIETGVANTGDPVEIIGMGAEKLTSTITGVEMFRKILDRGEAGDNVGILLRGIQKEDIKRGMVICKPGSVKPHDTFKAEVYILKKEEGGRHTPFHNNYRPQFYVRTTDVTGIITLPTGVEMVMPGDNLTIDVKLLSPIALNVGLRFAIREGGRTVGAGQVTEIA; this is encoded by the coding sequence ATGGCAAAAGAAACCTTTAACCGTAACAAACCCCACTTAAACATTGGAACAATTGGGCACGTGGATCACGGAAAAACTACATTAACTGCGGCAATAACTAAAGTGTTATCTGATGCAGGTTACTGTCAAGCAAAATCATTTGATCAAATTGACAATGCTCCTGAAGAAAAAGAAAGAGGTATTACAATTAATACATCTCACGTTGAGTATGAAACTGCTAATCGTCATTACGCTCACGTTGACTGTCCTGGTCACGCGGATTACGTAAAAAACATGGTTACTGGAGCTGCTCAAATGGATGGTGCTATTCTTGTAGTTGCTGCTACTGATGGACCAATGCCACAAACACGTGAGCATATCCTTTTAGGTCGTCAAGTTGGTATTCCTAGAATGGTTGTATTCATGAATAAAGTGGATATGGTTGATGATGAGGAATTATTAGAATTAGTTGAAATGGAAATCAGAGACTTATTGTCTTTCTATGAATATGATGGAGATAATGGTCCTGTTGTTCAAGGTTCTGCTTTAGGTGGATTGAATAATGATCCAGCATGGGTTCCTAAAATTCTTGAATTGATGGAAGCTGTTGACTCTTGGATTGAAGAGCCAGTAAGAGATGTTGCAAAACCTTTCTTAATGCCTGTTGAAGATGTATTCTCAATCACTGGTCGTGGAACTGTTGCTACAGGTCGTATCGAAACAGGAGTTGCTAATACAGGAGATCCAGTTGAAATCATTGGTATGGGAGCTGAAAAATTGACTTCTACTATTACAGGAGTTGAGATGTTCCGTAAAATCCTTGATAGAGGTGAAGCTGGAGATAACGTGGGTATCCTTTTAAGAGGTATTCAAAAAGAAGATATCAAAAGAGGAATGGTAATCTGTAAGCCAGGTTCTGTTAAACCACATGATACTTTCAAGGCTGAGGTTTATATCTTGAAAAAAGAAGAAGGTGGACGTCATACTCCATTCCATAATAACTATCGTCCACAGTTTTACGTGCGTACAACGGATGTAACTGGAATCATTACTTTGCCTACAGGTGTAGAAATGGTTATGCCTGGAGATAACTTAACAATTGATGTTAAATTATTAAGTCCAATTGCATTAAACGTAGGTTTACGTTTTGCGATTCGTGAAGGTGGTAGAACAGTTGGTGCAGGTCAGGTAACTGAAATTGCATAA
- the raiA gene encoding ribosome-associated translation inhibitor RaiA: MKVNVHAVNFAVDGKLVNYVQERMDKLEKYYDKVVSSDVYLKVEKTSDKENKIVEVKINVPGDDFLVKKQCKTFEEAIELSAESLERLLVKRKEKIRAHI; the protein is encoded by the coding sequence ATGAAGGTAAATGTTCATGCAGTTAACTTTGCAGTTGACGGAAAACTAGTAAATTATGTTCAAGAACGAATGGATAAATTAGAGAAGTATTACGATAAGGTAGTTTCTTCTGATGTTTATTTAAAAGTTGAAAAGACGAGTGATAAAGAAAATAAAATTGTTGAGGTTAAAATTAATGTTCCGGGAGATGATTTTTTAGTAAAAAAACAGTGTAAGACTTTCGAAGAGGCAATAGAACTTTCGGCTGAATCGTTAGAGCGATTGTTGGTAAAAAGGAAAGAAAAGATAAGAGCACATATATAA
- a CDS encoding tyrosine-type recombinase/integrase: protein MVTIIAAFRDYLLKEKKYSSHTVNAYLNDVLSFQTFNTINFDEENIVHLGYGRIRSWIVSLVNGGLSNVTVNRKIASLKAFYKFLLKTKQIEVSPLLKHKALKIPKTLQIPFSEKEVVEVLSTIENPIGFEEIRNKLIIDLFYTTGMRRAELIHLNISNVNVENSTIKVLGKRNKERILPVLPIIKSQFSQYIKERSDLEYIKDNDFFFLTKKGLKLNESFVYRLINSYFSTVSEKVKKSPHILRHTFATHLLNNGADLNSVKELLGHSSLASTQIYTHSSLSELQKVYKDAHPRNK from the coding sequence ATGGTTACTATTATTGCGGCATTTCGGGATTATTTATTGAAGGAGAAAAAGTATTCTTCACATACTGTAAATGCGTATTTAAATGATGTTTTGAGCTTTCAAACATTTAATACAATAAACTTTGACGAAGAAAATATTGTGCATCTGGGTTATGGTCGAATTAGAAGCTGGATCGTTTCTCTTGTAAACGGTGGTTTGTCTAATGTAACTGTCAATAGAAAAATAGCATCTTTAAAAGCTTTTTATAAATTTCTATTAAAGACAAAGCAAATAGAAGTTAGTCCTCTGTTAAAACACAAAGCTTTAAAAATTCCTAAAACGCTTCAGATACCTTTTTCAGAAAAAGAAGTGGTGGAAGTGTTGAGTACTATTGAGAATCCAATAGGTTTTGAAGAAATTAGAAACAAATTGATAATTGATTTGTTTTATACTACAGGTATGCGAAGGGCTGAATTAATTCATCTCAATATTAGTAATGTTAACGTTGAGAATAGTACAATTAAGGTACTTGGTAAGAGGAATAAAGAAAGAATCTTGCCTGTTTTGCCAATTATTAAATCTCAATTTTCTCAATATATAAAGGAGCGATCTGATTTGGAATATATTAAGGATAATGACTTTTTTTTTCTAACAAAAAAAGGGTTAAAATTGAATGAATCTTTTGTGTATCGATTAATAAATTCTTACTTTAGTACTGTCTCGGAAAAAGTAAAGAAAAGTCCGCATATTTTAAGGCATACATTTGCGACTCACTTATTGAATAACGGGGCCGATTTGAATTCAGTGAAAGAATTGTTAGGACATTCTAGTTTGGCTTCGACGCAAATTTACACGCACAGTAGTTTGTCAGAATTGCAAAAAGTGTATAAGGACGCTCATCCAAGGAATAAATAA
- the rpsU gene encoding 30S ribosomal protein S21 has protein sequence MLIIPIKDGENIDRALKRYKRKFDKTGTVRQLRARTAFIKPSVKNRIKVQKAAYIQNMKDNLEN, from the coding sequence ATGTTAATTATACCAATTAAAGACGGAGAAAATATAGATAGAGCATTAAAGCGCTATAAGAGAAAATTTGATAAAACAGGAACTGTTCGTCAATTAAGAGCTCGTACTGCTTTTATTAAGCCTTCTGTAAAAAATAGAATTAAAGTTCAAAAAGCAGCTTATATTCAAAACATGAAAGACAACTTAGAAAACTAA
- a CDS encoding acyl-CoA dehydrogenase family protein: MDSNYFTEEHQLFRESLKDFLQKEVVPHIEKWEKTGTIERFIWKKFGEMGFFGIRYPEVYGGLNLDLFYTVIFLEELQKIKSAGFAAAMWAHSYLAMTHLNAEGDERIKREYLAPSISGDKIGALCITEPFGGSDVAGMRTTAVKKGDKYIINGSKTFITNGVYGDYYVVAAKTSPELGNKGISMFLMDSNLKGVSAVKLDKLGWRASDTAEIAFDNVEIPVENLMGEEGKGFPYIMQHFALERLIMAINGHARAEYAIDYTIEYMGQREAFGRTIDKFQALRHTLVEHATDVEHCKVFNYAAVARLDKGEYVVKEATMAKLKSTKVADETIYSCLQMLGGYGYMEEYPLARMFRDSRLGPIGGGTSEILKEILAKMIIDKQNYKPAVK, translated from the coding sequence ATGGATTCAAATTATTTCACAGAAGAACACCAATTATTTAGAGAGAGTTTAAAAGATTTTTTACAGAAAGAAGTTGTTCCGCATATTGAAAAATGGGAAAAAACGGGGACAATTGAGCGTTTTATATGGAAAAAATTTGGAGAAATGGGTTTTTTCGGAATACGCTATCCTGAGGTTTATGGTGGATTAAACTTAGATTTATTTTACACTGTTATTTTTTTAGAAGAACTTCAAAAAATTAAATCAGCAGGTTTTGCGGCTGCAATGTGGGCACATTCTTATTTAGCGATGACCCATTTGAATGCAGAAGGGGATGAGCGAATTAAACGTGAGTATTTAGCGCCAAGTATATCTGGTGATAAAATTGGCGCTTTGTGTATTACAGAGCCCTTTGGAGGTAGCGATGTTGCTGGTATGCGCACGACAGCTGTTAAAAAAGGAGATAAATATATTATTAATGGTTCTAAGACATTCATCACTAATGGTGTTTATGGAGATTATTATGTTGTTGCAGCCAAAACTAGTCCTGAGCTAGGTAATAAAGGGATCAGTATGTTCTTGATGGATAGTAATTTAAAAGGAGTTTCCGCTGTAAAACTGGATAAATTAGGATGGAGAGCTTCAGATACTGCGGAAATTGCATTTGATAATGTTGAAATTCCTGTAGAAAATTTGATGGGAGAAGAAGGAAAGGGGTTTCCTTATATTATGCAGCATTTTGCTTTAGAGCGTTTGATTATGGCAATAAATGGTCATGCTAGAGCGGAGTATGCAATTGATTATACGATCGAATATATGGGGCAACGTGAGGCTTTTGGTAGGACAATCGATAAGTTTCAAGCTTTAAGACATACTTTGGTAGAACATGCTACTGATGTTGAGCATTGCAAAGTGTTTAATTATGCTGCTGTAGCTCGATTGGATAAAGGAGAATATGTGGTTAAGGAGGCTACTATGGCTAAATTAAAATCTACAAAGGTGGCTGACGAAACAATATATAGTTGTTTACAAATGTTAGGTGGTTATGGTTATATGGAAGAATATCCTTTAGCACGTATGTTTAGAGACAGCCGTTTAGGGCCAATTGGGGGTGGAACTTCGGAAATTCTTAAAGAGATTTTAGCAAAAATGATAATTGACAAACAAAATTATAAGCCAGCGGTGAAATAA